Within Kineothrix sp. MB12-C1, the genomic segment ACAGGTTCTACACCGATTGGGGCTTACGAGAATCTTGTGGAATGGTATCAAAACGGTGACTTGGATTTTTCTAAGGTTTCTTCTGTGAATTTGGATGAATATAGAGGTATTACGAGAGAGAACGACCAAAGCTACTATTATTTTATGAATAAAAACCTTTTTGGAAAGGTAAATATAGATAAGGCTAATACTCATCTTCCTGACGGAATGGAGTCGGATAGCGATAAAGCATGCAGTGATTATAATAAGGCTATCGAAGCAGTTGGCGGCATTGATTTGCAGCTTCTTGGACTCGGACACAATGGACATATCGGTTTTAATGAGCCGTCAGAAGAGTTTGTTCCGGATACGCACTGTGTGGATCTGGCACCTTCTACTATTGAAGCGAATAAGAGATTCTTTGCTTCTTATGATGATGTACCTAAGCAGGCATATACAATGGGAATTAGAAATATTATGCTGGCAAGAAAAGTTCTTGTAGTGGTGAGCGGTGAGGATAAAGCAGCGATTGTAAGAGATGCCTTCTTCGGTCCGATTACACCTAAGGTACAAGCTTCTGTATTACAGCTTCATCCGAATGTCACCTTGGTTGCGGATGAAGCAGCGTTATCCCTGATTTAATGAAATCTAAAGGAGGGTATTATTATGATTATTAAAAATGCAAGCGTTTTTACTGAAGAAGGTGTATTTGTAAAACAAGACATCTATACCAAAG encodes:
- the nagB gene encoding glucosamine-6-phosphate deaminase → MNIVRAKDYQDMSKKAAGIIASQIIMKPNCVLGLATGSTPIGAYENLVEWYQNGDLDFSKVSSVNLDEYRGITRENDQSYYYFMNKNLFGKVNIDKANTHLPDGMESDSDKACSDYNKAIEAVGGIDLQLLGLGHNGHIGFNEPSEEFVPDTHCVDLAPSTIEANKRFFASYDDVPKQAYTMGIRNIMLARKVLVVVSGEDKAAIVRDAFFGPITPKVQASVLQLHPNVTLVADEAALSLI